The Shewanella japonica genome has a window encoding:
- the pssA gene encoding CDP-diacylglycerol--serine O-phosphatidyltransferase, which yields MLDKLGGIALQADSLKWLLEPLQFKTELLSRIATAKNAIYIAALYLEDDEAGREVLTALLAAKAANPDLDIVVLVDYHRARRGLIGHKGDSGNYIMYRKAMLEAEVPFDILGVPVKSREFMGVLHLKGFIIDDAVIFSGASINNIYFQQFEKYRFDRYHLIESAELARSMRQYIHQFLVSDPAVCSLTQDKDVEQCPEKNDVRTFKVRLGRSKYEFESTRIGNRVTPLVGLGRKKNKLNEVVVKLVDESQESLFICTPYFNPPNALVRALTRHLRNGKSIDIVVGDKTANDFYIPPEKEFSTIGALPYMYEQSLRKFVKRQQWAVESGQLRIHLWKNGINSYHLKGISADGKKHLITGSNLNPRAWALDLENGLLLHDESGAWKEKFEQEQDYILTHTEKLFHYSQIETLQKYPVPVKKIMTRIKRLKADFLLRRIL from the coding sequence TTGCTGGATAAGCTAGGTGGTATCGCATTACAAGCGGATTCATTAAAATGGTTGCTAGAACCGCTTCAGTTTAAAACTGAGTTATTATCACGTATTGCGACGGCAAAGAATGCCATTTATATCGCAGCCCTCTATCTTGAAGATGATGAGGCTGGCCGTGAAGTTTTAACTGCGTTACTTGCTGCCAAAGCAGCAAACCCCGATTTAGACATTGTCGTGTTAGTTGATTATCACCGCGCTCGCCGTGGACTTATTGGTCATAAAGGTGATAGTGGCAATTATATTATGTACCGAAAAGCTATGTTAGAGGCTGAGGTACCGTTCGATATCCTTGGGGTACCTGTAAAATCTCGCGAATTTATGGGGGTTCTGCACCTTAAAGGTTTTATTATCGATGATGCCGTAATTTTTAGTGGCGCCAGTATCAATAATATTTACTTCCAACAGTTTGAAAAATATCGTTTCGATCGCTATCACTTAATTGAGTCTGCTGAGTTAGCTCGAAGCATGCGTCAATATATTCATCAGTTCTTAGTCAGCGATCCCGCTGTATGTTCATTAACTCAAGATAAAGACGTTGAGCAATGTCCTGAGAAAAATGATGTTCGTACTTTTAAAGTGCGTTTAGGTCGTTCTAAATATGAATTTGAAAGCACACGTATTGGTAACCGGGTTACACCGCTAGTTGGCTTGGGCCGAAAAAAGAATAAGTTAAATGAGGTAGTAGTAAAGCTTGTTGACGAATCACAAGAGTCACTATTCATTTGTACGCCTTACTTTAATCCGCCGAATGCATTGGTTAGGGCACTTACTCGCCATTTAAGAAATGGCAAAAGTATTGATATTGTTGTCGGTGATAAAACGGCAAATGACTTTTATATTCCGCCAGAAAAAGAATTTTCAACCATTGGTGCGCTTCCGTATATGTATGAGCAATCATTACGAAAGTTTGTTAAACGCCAACAATGGGCAGTTGAAAGTGGTCAACTACGCATCCACCTTTGGAAAAATGGTATTAATAGTTACCATTTAAAAGGGATAAGTGCTGATGGTAAAAAGCATCTGATTACTGGTTCAAATTTAAACCCAAGAGCTTGGGCGTTAGATTTAGAAAACGGTCTGTTGTTGCATGATGAATCTGGCGCTTGGAAAGAAAAGTTTGAGCAAGAACAAGACTATATTCTGACGCATACTGAAAAGCTGTTCCATTATAGCCAAATTGAAACGTTACAGAAGTATCCTGTTCCTGTGAAAAAAATTATGACTAGAATTAAGCGGCTTAAAGCAGATTTCTTGCTTCGCAGAATACTTTAG
- the dacB gene encoding D-alanyl-D-alanine carboxypeptidase/D-alanyl-D-alanine-endopeptidase — protein MILLLGLSLPVKANEYIDNMMKIISPAQSQIAVNIWDVSNGKTVYRINDQTLMLPASIQKVITAVAASKQLGKTFQYETSLTYDGAINDGTLNGNLYLHFQGDPTLKRAHLTTLINQLTELKISQISGDVTLIAHASNQTRAPGWAWDDLGICYAAPVSNFIIDRNCAKATLSPTEERSTVKVKSIYPINIKTTAEFDPTIPVKDAQMHFCELHMQRFDGNHYKIEGCYPGKKPIRLAIAVNNPKLYSQQVISDLLTQKGIQFTEVKTAENAPTTQTVIATHYSKPLPDLLKIMLQKSDNLIADSLLKQIGLSYFHQKKHKVNHHDDITQSARSDSFTLGARAIESIMLEIGLPFIEANITDGSGLSRYNLLTAQQMMSLLQFIKQDKDTQYIEQLLPVSGRSGTLKHKAYYNQPPLKNVVQAKTGTMMGVENLAGYITASNGKQYAFVIIENGLSAKAKKARLAPFSALFLQTLNDLPN, from the coding sequence ATGATACTCTTACTTGGCTTGAGTTTACCTGTCAAAGCTAATGAGTACATCGATAACATGATGAAAATCATTAGTCCTGCGCAATCTCAAATTGCCGTGAATATTTGGGATGTATCTAATGGTAAAACTGTGTATCGCATAAATGATCAAACATTAATGTTACCTGCCAGCATTCAAAAGGTAATCACTGCCGTTGCTGCAAGTAAGCAGTTAGGCAAAACTTTTCAATATGAAACAAGTCTTACCTACGACGGCGCTATCAATGATGGCACATTAAATGGGAATCTATATCTGCACTTTCAAGGTGATCCAACCTTAAAACGCGCCCACTTAACGACGTTAATCAACCAACTCACTGAATTAAAAATCAGCCAGATCTCAGGTGATGTAACCTTGATTGCTCATGCATCTAATCAAACCAGAGCACCTGGTTGGGCGTGGGACGATTTAGGTATTTGTTATGCGGCGCCAGTATCAAATTTTATTATTGATAGAAACTGTGCCAAAGCTACATTAAGCCCAACTGAAGAACGTTCAACTGTTAAAGTAAAATCGATTTACCCTATAAACATCAAAACGACAGCAGAGTTTGATCCAACAATTCCGGTCAAAGATGCGCAAATGCATTTTTGTGAATTACACATGCAACGCTTTGACGGCAACCATTATAAAATCGAGGGCTGCTATCCAGGGAAGAAACCAATCAGACTCGCTATCGCAGTCAATAACCCTAAATTATATAGCCAACAGGTCATCAGTGATTTATTAACCCAAAAAGGCATCCAGTTTACTGAGGTCAAAACGGCCGAAAATGCCCCGACTACACAAACAGTAATCGCAACCCATTATTCAAAGCCTCTACCTGATTTACTTAAAATCATGTTGCAAAAATCAGATAATTTAATCGCTGATAGTTTATTAAAACAAATTGGCCTAAGCTATTTCCATCAAAAAAAGCATAAAGTTAATCACCATGATGATATTACTCAATCTGCTCGCAGTGATAGCTTTACTCTAGGCGCAAGAGCGATTGAAAGTATCATGCTAGAGATTGGTCTCCCGTTCATTGAAGCCAATATAACTGACGGCTCGGGTTTATCTCGCTATAACTTATTGACCGCACAACAAATGATGTCCTTATTGCAGTTCATAAAACAAGATAAAGACACTCAGTATATTGAGCAGTTATTACCTGTATCAGGTCGCTCTGGCACTTTAAAACACAAAGCTTATTATAATCAGCCACCGCTAAAAAATGTGGTTCAAGCAAAAACAGGGACTATGATGGGGGTTGAGAATTTAGCGGGTTATATCACTGCGAGTAATGGTAAACAATATGCTTTTGTCATCATCGAAAATGGCCTAAGTGCTAAGGCAAAAAAAGCTCGCCTGGCGCCATTTAGTGCCCTTTTTCTGCAAACCTTAAATGACTTACCAAATTAA